A window of Deferribacter autotrophicus genomic DNA:
CAGTTAAAAATGCTTGGTCTTAGTTATGATTGGGATAGAGAAATTGCTACATGTGACCCAGAGTACTATAAATGGGAACAAAAAATATTTCTTGAAATGTTCAAAAAAGGGCTTGCCTATAAAAAGACCTCGCTAGTTAACTGGTGTCCTGAGTGTCACACCGTATTGGCAAATGAGCAGGTGGAAGACGGCTGTTGTTGGAGATGCTCAAGCGAAGTAGAAATCAAAGAACTTGAAGGTTGGTTTTTCAAAATCACTGACTACGCTGAAGAATTGTTAGAATATACATACAAACTCAAAGGGTGGCCAGAGCGTGTACTTACCATGCAAAGAAACTGGATTGGAAAATCAACAGGTGCTGAAATCGACTTCAAAATAGATGGGACGGACGAAACAATTACAGTTTTCACCACAAGGCCAGATACTCTTTTTGGTGCTACTTTTATGTCAATAGCCCCTGAACACCCTGCTGCCAAAAAATTGTTAAAAGGCACAAAACAAGAAGAGGAAGGGCTAAAATTTATTAATGAAATACTAAAAGAGGATAAAATTTCAAGAACGGCTGAAGATAAAGAAAAAAAAGGGTTTTTCACTGGCAAATATGCTATCAATCCTGTAAACGGGAGAAAACTCCCTATTTTTATTGCTAATTTTGTACTGATGGATTACGGTACAGGAGCTGTAATGGCTGTACCTGCTCATGACCAGAGAGACTTTGAATTTGCAAAAAAATATGGTCTTGATATCATTGTTGTTATTCAACCAGAAGGTGAAGAATTAAATCCTGATAAAATGACAGAAGCTTACACCGGTCCTGGTAAAATGGTAAATTCCGGCAATTTCAATGGACTTGATAATGAAAAAGGGAAAGAAGAAATTGTAAAATATCTTGAAGAATTAGGTGTTGGTAAAAAAACAGTAAATTACAGATTGAAAGACTGGGGAATTTCAAGACAACGCTATTGGGGTGCACCCATACCAATAATCTACTGTGACAAATGTGGTATTGTACCTGTTCCAGAAGAAGATTTACCTGTAAAATTGCCTACTGATGTAGAATTTACAGGCGCAGGCAATCCGCTATCACAGGTTGAAGAATTCGTAAATGTAAAATGTCCTAAATGCGGAGCTAACGCAAAGAGAGAAACAGACACAATGGATACGTTTGTAGAATCAAGCTGGTATTTTTTAAGATACTGCTCTCCAAAGTGTGATACTGCCCCTTTTAACAAAGATGAAGTAGAATACTGGATGCCAGTAGATCAGTATATAGGTGGGATAGAACATGCTATCTTGCATTTATTGTATTCAAGATTCTATACTAAGGTGTTAAGGGATTTAGGATATATAAACTTTGATGAACCTTTTGAAAGATTACTGACCCAAGGGATGGTTTGTAAAGAAACTTACAAATGTGAAGAGCATGGTTGGCTTTTCCCGGAAGAAGTTCAAGATGGAAAATGTGCAAAATGCGGTAAAGAAGTAATAATCGGTAGAATAGAAAAAATGAGTAAATCCAAAAAAAACGTAGTTGATCCTGAAGCCTTAATAGAACAGTATGGAGCTGACACTGCAAGATTGTTTTCTCTTTTTGCAGCACCACCTGAAAAGGACCTTGAATGGAGTGAACAGGGAGTTGAAGGCGCTTTCAGATTCATCAACAGAGTATGGAGACTTATCATAAAACATATCGAACTAATAAAAAGCAATGTAAACTGCGAAATTAACGAAAATGGAAATATTGAAAAAGAAATTTTATATCATACACACACCACCATTAAAAAGGTCACTAATGATATTGAAAAATTTCAGTTAAACACTGCCGTTGCTGCTATAATGGAGTTCACAAACAATCTTTATCTGTTAGAAGGAAAACTATCAAACGACTCAGAAAAAACAGCTTTTAAAGATGCATTGATAACCCTTATAAAACTCATTACCCCATTTATCCCGCACACAGCTGAGGAGTTATGGCATCTTTGCGGATTCAATGGATATGTATCAAAAGTAGATTGGCCTCAGTACAATGAAAAATATACAGTAAAAGATGAAATCGTTGTCGTAGTTCAAATTAATGGTAAGGTGAGAGCACAACTCAACATACCAAGAAATATGGAAAAGGATGAAGTATTAAAACTTGCAAAAGAAAATGAAAAAGTAAAAAAGTATCTTGAAGGGAAAAATCTTGTAAAAGAAATTTATGTGCCTAACAAACTCGTAAGTTTGGTTGTAAAGTGAAAACATTGGTAAAATATTTCAGCTTTTTTATGATTTTTATCCTGCTGTCCTGTGGATACAGGATGGCAGGTTTTGAAAAAATTGACATAAAGGATAAATTTTATTTAAGCTCAATCAAAAACTTAACATCCGAATCAGATTACACCTCAATTTTAAATT
This region includes:
- the leuS gene encoding leucine--tRNA ligase, with product MKYNPAEIEQKWQDIWEKEKIFKSEADSSKKKYYCLEMFPYPSGKIHMGHVRNYAIGDVIARYKMMQGFNVIHPMGWDAFGLPAENAAIKNNIHPAKWTYSNIDYMKKQLKMLGLSYDWDREIATCDPEYYKWEQKIFLEMFKKGLAYKKTSLVNWCPECHTVLANEQVEDGCCWRCSSEVEIKELEGWFFKITDYAEELLEYTYKLKGWPERVLTMQRNWIGKSTGAEIDFKIDGTDETITVFTTRPDTLFGATFMSIAPEHPAAKKLLKGTKQEEEGLKFINEILKEDKISRTAEDKEKKGFFTGKYAINPVNGRKLPIFIANFVLMDYGTGAVMAVPAHDQRDFEFAKKYGLDIIVVIQPEGEELNPDKMTEAYTGPGKMVNSGNFNGLDNEKGKEEIVKYLEELGVGKKTVNYRLKDWGISRQRYWGAPIPIIYCDKCGIVPVPEEDLPVKLPTDVEFTGAGNPLSQVEEFVNVKCPKCGANAKRETDTMDTFVESSWYFLRYCSPKCDTAPFNKDEVEYWMPVDQYIGGIEHAILHLLYSRFYTKVLRDLGYINFDEPFERLLTQGMVCKETYKCEEHGWLFPEEVQDGKCAKCGKEVIIGRIEKMSKSKKNVVDPEALIEQYGADTARLFSLFAAPPEKDLEWSEQGVEGAFRFINRVWRLIIKHIELIKSNVNCEINENGNIEKEILYHTHTTIKKVTNDIEKFQLNTAVAAIMEFTNNLYLLEGKLSNDSEKTAFKDALITLIKLITPFIPHTAEELWHLCGFNGYVSKVDWPQYNEKYTVKDEIVVVVQINGKVRAQLNIPRNMEKDEVLKLAKENEKVKKYLEGKNLVKEIYVPNKLVSLVVK